The sequence ATTTCACCGGACTGCGATCAAGCCACGGCAGCACGAACAACACCGCAATCGCCGCCCCCATGGCGATAACGCCCATGAGCTTGTCCGGGATCGCACGCAAGATGGCGTAGAACGGTGTGAAGTACCAAACCGGCGCAATATGCTCTGGCGTCTTAAACGGGTTGGCTTGCTCGAAGTTTGGTTTTTCGAGGAAGTAGCCGCCCATTTCCGGGAAGAAGAACACAATGAAGCAGAAGATAAACAGGAACACTACAACGCCGACAATGTCTTTCACGGTGTAGTACGGGTGGAAGGCAATGCCGTCCAGCGGGATGCCGTTTTCGTCTTTGTGCTTCTTGATGTCGACGCCGTCAGGGTTGTTCGAACCGACTTCGTGCAGCGCCAGAATGTGCAGCACCACCAGACCGAGAATCACGATCGGCAGCGCGACAACGTGCAAGGCGAAGAAGCGGTTCAGGGTGATCCCGGAGATCAGGTAGTCACCACGAATCCACTGGGTCAGGTCGTTGCCGATGACCGGAATCGCACCGAACAGCGAGATGATCACCTGGGCCCCCCAGTAAGACATCTGACCCCACGGCAGCAGATAACCCATGAACGCTTCGGCCATCAGCGCCAGATAAATCAGCATGCCGAAGACCCAGACCAGCTCGCGCGGTTTCTGGTACGAACCGTAGAGCAAGCCACGGAACATGTGCAGATAAACCACGATGAAGAACGCCGAAGCGCCAGTCGAGTGCAGCAGACGCAGGATCGAGCCGTACTCGACGTCGCGCATGATGTACTCAACGGAAGCGAAGGCTTCTTCCGCCGACGGCGTGTAACTCATCGTCAGCCAGACACCGGTGACGATCTGATTGACCAGAACCAGCAGCGCCAAAGAGCCGAAGAAATAGAAGAAGTTGAAGTTTTTTGGAGCGTAATACTTGCTGAGATGGTCTTCCCACATTTTTGTCGCAGGAAAGCGCGCATCAACCCAATCCATGAACTTGCTCATCACGCTTTCTCCGGATCAGTACCAATGATGATCAGGTCATCGGTCTCATAGGAATGCGGCGGAACTGGCAGGTTCAAAGGCGCAGGTTGCGACTTGTAGACGCGGCCAGCCAGATCGTAATGGGAGCCGTGGCAAGGGCAGAAATAGCCACCGACCCAGTCTTTGCCCAGATCCGCAGGTGCCACTTCGGGACGGAAAGTTGGTGAGCAACCCAGGTGTGTGCAGATCCCGATCAGCAGCAGAATTTCCGGCTTGATCGAACGCACTTCAGGGTCGACATAGGTAGGTTGCGTGGAGTTTTTGGAGGTTGGATCGGAGAGCTGGCCCTCGATCTTTTTGAGATTCCCCAGGATTTCCTCGGTACGGCGGACAATGAACACCGGCTGGCCGCGCCACTCAGCAATCATCTGCTGTCCTGGCTCGATTTTGCTGACATTCACTTTCACCGGTGCACCGGCGGCTTTCGCCTTGGCACTGGGAAACCATGACCCCACGAACGGGACCGCAGCCCCCACCGCTCCTGCAGCACCCACCACGGATGTGGCTGCTACCAAGAAGCGACGCCGGCCTGCATTCACGCCGTCATTGCTCATTCAGTCCTCTCCCATCAGCTTTTGTGGCCTGTTAAATCAGGCATCTACTAAATAAATCAATGTTACTTATAAAAATTTTGCCGAATGGTAATGAAAAGCCCCAATTCTGACAAGGGAATTACCCGGAGCTCTTACCCTCAAGCCTTGCAGTATAGGGGGTCTACGGAAGTGGCAAGTTGTCGCAGCGCAATTCTTTGATAAATCACAGGCATAAAAAAACGCCCGCTTCCGTGAGGAGGCGGGCGTTCTTTTTGAACGCGGAAGCGGAATTAACGCTTCGAGTACTGCGGACGCTTACGCGCTTTACGCAGACCAACTTTCTTACGTTCAACTTCACGGGCGTCGCGAGTAACGAAGCCAGCTTTGCGCAGAGCGCCACGCAGGGTTTCGTCGTAGTCCATCAGAGCGCGAGTGATGCCGTGGCGGATTGCGCCAGCTTGACCACTTACACCACCACCGATCACGGTGACGTAGATGTCGAACTTCTCGACAGTCTCAGTCAGCTCCAGCGGCTGGCGAACTACCATGCGGGCAGTTTCACGGCCGAAGAAGTTTTCCAGCGAACGGTTGTTGATGGAGATGTTACCAGTACCCGGACGCAGGAAAACGCGTGCGGTTGCGGTCTTGCGACGGCCAGTGCCGTAATTTTGAGTCGCCGACATAATGTACTATTCCGTTAAAACTTCAGTTCTTGGGGCTGCTGAGCAGTATGTGGGTGTGCAGCGCCCGCATAGACTTTCAGCTTACGGTACATGTCGCGACCCAGTGGGTTTTTAGGCAGCATGCCTTTAACCGCGGTCTCGATCACGCGCTCAGGGGCTTTAGCGATCAGCTTTTCAAAGTTGATCGACTTGATGCCGCCCGGGAAACCGGAGTGGGAGTAGTACATTTTGTCAGTGGTTTTAGCACCGGTAACACGAATCTGCTCAGCGTTGATTACGACGATGTAGTCGCCGGTGTCAACGTGAGGAGTGTACTCAGGCTTGTGCTTGCCACGCAGACGGCTCGCGATTTCGGTGGCCAGACGACCCAGGGTCTGACCAGCAGCGTCGACGACAAACCAGTCGCGCTTTACTGTTTCCGGTTTAGCAGTAAAAGTTTTCATTCTTTATAGCCTCAGGGGCCGCCCTGTAAATTAGACGGCGGATCTTACTGAATAGTGCGTACTTTGACAAGTCAAAGGCAGCCGGATACAGACGCTTTCGGGGGCTCGGGTCGGCGCGTCCGTTCAACGGCAAGATTCTTCGGCGGCGGCGCATCACTTCCACTGCAGAAAGAGGTCGGCAATTATGCAGATTGCGAAAAATATTTCAACCTGCTTTTATGATTGTTTTGCCCAAGGAGCACCCGATGGACTATCGCCAGCTAGGCCGTACCGACCTGAACGTGAGTGCAATCTGCCTCGGCACCATGACCTGGGGCGAGCAAAACACTGAAGCTGAAGCCTTCGCCCAGATCGAACGGGCCAAGGAAGCCGGGATCAATTTCATCGACACCGCCGAGATGTACCCGGTGCCGCCGAAAGCCGAAACCTACGCTACCACCGAGCGCTATATCGGCAATTACTTCAAAAGTCGCGGCGACCGCGCCGACTGGATCCTCGCCAGCAAGATCGCCGGCCCCGGCAACACCATCGACTACATCCGCGACAAAAACCTGCGCCACAACCGCCAGCACATCACCGCAGCGGTGGATGCCAGCCTCGAGCGCCTGCGGACCGACTACATCGATCTATACCAATTGCACTGGCCGGAACGCAGCACCAACTTTTTCGGACAGCTGGGCTACAAGCACAAGATCGAAGCGAACCTGACCCCACTGGAAGATACCCTCGAAGCGCTCGACGAACAGGTGAAGGCCGGCAAGATCCGCCACATCGGTCTGTCCAACGAAACGCCGTGGGGCACCATGCGTTTTCTCGCCTTGGCCGAAGCCCGTGGCTGGCCGCGCGCGGTGTCGATCCAGAACCCGTACAACCTGCTTAACCGCAGTTTTGAAGTGGGTCTGGCGGAAATCGCCATCCGCGAACAATGCGGCCTGCTGGCCTATTCGCCGCTGGCGTTTGGTTTCCTGTCGGGTAAATACGAAGGTGGCGCTCGTCCGCCGAAAGGTCGTCTGAGTCTCTACAGTCGCTTCAGCCGCTATTTCAATGCGCAGTCGGAAGCAGCATGCAGCCGCTATGTGGCGCTGGCCCGTGAACACGGTCTGGATCCAGCGCAAATGGCGTTGGCGTTCGTGACGCAGCAGCCGTTTGTCACCAGCAATATCATTGGTGCGACCACGCTTGAACAACTGGACAGCAACATTGCCAGCTTCGATCTGAAGCTCTCGGATGAAGTGCTGGAAGGGATCGAGGCGATTCACAAGGATCACCCGAACCCAGCGCCTTGATTGAACGCTAAAAGCTTCGCGAGCAGGCTCGCTCCCACAGGTACGGTGATCCCCTGTGGGAGCGAGCCTGCTCGCGAAGAGGCCGATCAGATCACCACCAAAGCGGAACGCGGAGCGTCCCCGGCGGCATTCCCACGCAGAGCGTGGGAACGATCATCAAAGCGACCGCGCAATGATCTCCTTCATGATTTCATTGGTACCGGCGTAAATCCGCTGCACCCGCGCATCCGCCCACGCCCGGGCCACCGGGTATTCCCACATGAAGCCGTAGCCGCCATGCAATTGCACGCATTCGTCGAGCACCTTGCATTGCAGGTCGGTGCCCCAATACTTGGCCATCGCCGCTGTCGGCACATCCAGCTTGCCTTGCAGGTGCAACTCCAGACACTTGTCGACGAACACTCGGCCGATCTGGATTTCCGTGGCCATCTCGGCCAGCTTGAAGCGCGTGTTCTGGAAGTCGGCAATCGCCTTGCCGAACGCTTTGCGATCACGGGTGTAATCGAGCGTCCACTGCAACGCTGCTTCGGCTGAGGCGAGGCCACCGATCGCCACGGTCAGACGCTCCTGCGGCAACTCCTGCATCAGATAAGCAAACCCTGCCCCAGCCTGCCCGAGCAGGTTTTCCTTGGGCACGCGCACATCCTGGAAGAACAACTCGGAGGTGTCCTGCGCCTTCATGCCGACCTTCTCCAGGCGCTTGCCCTTGTCGAAGCCCGGCGTATTCGCTTCCACCAGAAACAGGCTGGTGCCCTTGGCGCCGGCCTTTGGATCGGTCTTGGCGACCACGATCACCAAGTCCGCGAGAAAACCGTTGGTAATGAAGGTTTTCGAGCCGTTGATCACATATTCGTCACCGTCCAGCACGGCGGTGGTCTTCACGCCTTGCAGGTCGGAACCGGCACCCGGCTCGGTCATGGCGATGGCCGTGACCATCTCGCCCGAAACCAGTTTCGGCAGGTATTTGTGCTTCAGCGCTTCGCTGCCGTAATGCAGGATGTACGGCGCGACAATGTCCGAGTGCAGCGAAAAGCCGATCCCGGTCAAACCCAATCTACCGACCTCTTCGATCACCACGGCGCTGTAGAGAAAATCTGCCCCCAGCCCGCCGTACTCTTCCGGCAGGTGCGAGCAGAGCATTCCCGCCTCGCCTGCCTTGTTCCAGAGTTTGCGGTCGATATAGCCTTGTTTCTCCCATTGCGCATGAAACGGCACGGCCTCTTTTTCGAGGAAGGTTCGTACGCTGTCGCGAAACAATTCGTGCTCGGAGCTGAACAAGGTTCTGGGGATCATGCGGCACCTTTCTTTCTTGTTGGAGGGAGATGACCTTCAGAGACTAAGCCTCCCCTCCGACACAGGACACTGGACACATCCGACAAAAAATAAGACGATCCAGCCGTCTGGTGACCACTTTCCCTTATAAAAACAAAACAAAAGTTGAATTATGTCCAAGCAAGTCTCCACGCCCTTGCGGCGCGTCAGCATCCTGGCAATCGACCGGGTTTTCGCTTCCACTCTCATGCAAGCCAAGGATTTCTTCCATCTGGCCAGCCTGCGTTATGGCAAACAACTGGGCCACGGCCTGACTCCGGCGTTCGAAACACGCCTGGTCAGCCCCGACGGCAAACCGGTGAACAGCTTCAGTGACGTCGTGATGCCGGTCGACGGCGGCCTGGAAAACGCCGATGTCATTATCCTCCCGGCGTTCTGGGACGATTTCGACACACTGTGCGGCCGTTATCCACAAGTCCTGCCGTGGCTGCGCGAACAGCACTCACGCGGCGCCGTGTTGTGCGGCGAAGCCACCGGGGTGTTCTGGCTGGCCGAGGCCGGCCTGCTCAACGGCAAGGAGGCGACCACCTATTGGCGTTTCTTCAATGCCTTTGCCGAGCGTTTTCCGAAGGTCTATCTGAATCAGGACAAGCACCTGACCGATGCCGACAACTTGTATTGCGCCGGCGGCACCACGTCAGCCTGCGACCTTTACATCTACTTGATCGAACGCTTCTGCGGAGCCAACGTCGCGCAAGCCGTGGCCCGCGACATCCTTTACGAAGTGCAGCGCAGCTATTCGCCGGGACGCATCGGGTTCGGTGGGCAGAAACTGCATCAGGACGTGATCATTCTGCAGATCCAGCACTGGCTCGAAGAGCATTTCGCCGACAAGTTCCGCTTCGAAGACGTCGCTCGCGAGCATGGCATGAGCATCCGCAACTTCATGCGGCGCTTCCAGACGGCCACCGGTGACAAGCCACTGCATTACTTGCAACGCCTGCGTATCGAGACGGCGAAAGGCTTGTTGTCCGGCAGCCGCAAAAGCATCAAGACCATCAGTTATGAGGTCGGTTACGACGATGCGAGCTTCTTTGC comes from Pseudomonas sp. RU47 and encodes:
- a CDS encoding GlxA family transcriptional regulator, with the translated sequence MASLRYGKQLGHGLTPAFETRLVSPDGKPVNSFSDVVMPVDGGLENADVIILPAFWDDFDTLCGRYPQVLPWLREQHSRGAVLCGEATGVFWLAEAGLLNGKEATTYWRFFNAFAERFPKVYLNQDKHLTDADNLYCAGGTTSACDLYIYLIERFCGANVAQAVARDILYEVQRSYSPGRIGFGGQKLHQDVIILQIQHWLEEHFADKFRFEDVAREHGMSIRNFMRRFQTATGDKPLHYLQRLRIETAKGLLSGSRKSIKTISYEVGYDDASFFARLFRQHTELSPNQYRQQFQQAA
- a CDS encoding NADP(H)-dependent aldo-keto reductase, producing the protein MDYRQLGRTDLNVSAICLGTMTWGEQNTEAEAFAQIERAKEAGINFIDTAEMYPVPPKAETYATTERYIGNYFKSRGDRADWILASKIAGPGNTIDYIRDKNLRHNRQHITAAVDASLERLRTDYIDLYQLHWPERSTNFFGQLGYKHKIEANLTPLEDTLEALDEQVKAGKIRHIGLSNETPWGTMRFLALAEARGWPRAVSIQNPYNLLNRSFEVGLAEIAIREQCGLLAYSPLAFGFLSGKYEGGARPPKGRLSLYSRFSRYFNAQSEAACSRYVALAREHGLDPAQMALAFVTQQPFVTSNIIGATTLEQLDSNIASFDLKLSDEVLEGIEAIHKDHPNPAP
- the petA gene encoding ubiquinol-cytochrome c reductase iron-sulfur subunit produces the protein MSNDGVNAGRRRFLVAATSVVGAAGAVGAAVPFVGSWFPSAKAKAAGAPVKVNVSKIEPGQQMIAEWRGQPVFIVRRTEEILGNLKKIEGQLSDPTSKNSTQPTYVDPEVRSIKPEILLLIGICTHLGCSPTFRPEVAPADLGKDWVGGYFCPCHGSHYDLAGRVYKSQPAPLNLPVPPHSYETDDLIIIGTDPEKA
- the rpsI gene encoding 30S ribosomal protein S9, with the translated sequence MSATQNYGTGRRKTATARVFLRPGTGNISINNRSLENFFGRETARMVVRQPLELTETVEKFDIYVTVIGGGVSGQAGAIRHGITRALMDYDETLRGALRKAGFVTRDAREVERKKVGLRKARKRPQYSKR
- a CDS encoding cytochrome b, producing the protein MSKFMDWVDARFPATKMWEDHLSKYYAPKNFNFFYFFGSLALLVLVNQIVTGVWLTMSYTPSAEEAFASVEYIMRDVEYGSILRLLHSTGASAFFIVVYLHMFRGLLYGSYQKPRELVWVFGMLIYLALMAEAFMGYLLPWGQMSYWGAQVIISLFGAIPVIGNDLTQWIRGDYLISGITLNRFFALHVVALPIVILGLVVLHILALHEVGSNNPDGVDIKKHKDENGIPLDGIAFHPYYTVKDIVGVVVFLFIFCFIVFFFPEMGGYFLEKPNFEQANPFKTPEHIAPVWYFTPFYAILRAIPDKLMGVIAMGAAIAVLFVLPWLDRSPVKSMRYKGWMSKIWLVVFCISFVILGILGVLAPTPGRTLLSQVCTFLYFAYFILMPFYTRLEKTKPVPERVTG
- the rplM gene encoding 50S ribosomal protein L13, translating into MKTFTAKPETVKRDWFVVDAAGQTLGRLATEIASRLRGKHKPEYTPHVDTGDYIVVINAEQIRVTGAKTTDKMYYSHSGFPGGIKSINFEKLIAKAPERVIETAVKGMLPKNPLGRDMYRKLKVYAGAAHPHTAQQPQELKF
- a CDS encoding acyl-CoA dehydrogenase family protein, which translates into the protein MIPRTLFSSEHELFRDSVRTFLEKEAVPFHAQWEKQGYIDRKLWNKAGEAGMLCSHLPEEYGGLGADFLYSAVVIEEVGRLGLTGIGFSLHSDIVAPYILHYGSEALKHKYLPKLVSGEMVTAIAMTEPGAGSDLQGVKTTAVLDGDEYVINGSKTFITNGFLADLVIVVAKTDPKAGAKGTSLFLVEANTPGFDKGKRLEKVGMKAQDTSELFFQDVRVPKENLLGQAGAGFAYLMQELPQERLTVAIGGLASAEAALQWTLDYTRDRKAFGKAIADFQNTRFKLAEMATEIQIGRVFVDKCLELHLQGKLDVPTAAMAKYWGTDLQCKVLDECVQLHGGYGFMWEYPVARAWADARVQRIYAGTNEIMKEIIARSL